In Methylomonas sp. ZR1, one DNA window encodes the following:
- a CDS encoding DUF47 domain-containing protein, which yields MFSLQTIFGKGDKFYGLLEASAESAHASAKALIELLSTPTTQQSLEKFKQARRREKNLFGQISEELVNTFVTVLDREDIEALNGALYKIPKVVEKFAERYTLASERIGDVDFNSRAVMLEQACQVLEQMVGQLRKGMDLDEVKRLNDQLQTIEAEADEQILELYRDVYANETDPIRYLVKTNLFEILEKAIDRCRDAGNVVYHIVLKNS from the coding sequence ATGTTCTCTCTACAAACCATCTTTGGCAAAGGCGATAAATTTTATGGATTGCTTGAAGCTAGTGCGGAATCGGCACACGCCTCTGCCAAAGCCTTGATAGAACTACTAAGCACACCCACCACCCAACAGTCATTAGAAAAATTTAAACAGGCGCGGCGCCGGGAAAAGAATTTATTCGGCCAAATCAGCGAAGAATTAGTCAATACCTTCGTGACCGTCCTGGACCGCGAGGATATCGAAGCCCTAAACGGCGCGCTGTATAAGATTCCGAAAGTCGTCGAAAAATTTGCCGAGCGTTATACGCTGGCATCGGAGCGGATCGGCGATGTCGATTTCAACAGCCGCGCTGTCATGCTGGAACAAGCCTGCCAAGTTTTGGAACAAATGGTTGGTCAACTGCGCAAAGGCATGGATTTGGACGAAGTCAAAAGACTCAACGATCAACTGCAAACGATTGAAGCGGAAGCCGACGAACAGATACTTGAGCTGTATCGCGACGTCTACGCCAACGAAACCGATCCGATCCGTTATCTGGTAAAAACCAATTTGTTCGAAATCCTGGAAAAAGCCATTGACCGCTGTCGCGATGCCGGCAACGTGGTTTACCACATCGTATTAAAAAATTCTTAG
- a CDS encoding inorganic phosphate transporter, whose amino-acid sequence MLTLLLLVILAALIFEFVNGFHDTANSIATVVATKVLTPTQAVILAAVTNLVGALSGTAVAKTISSGLVDTGMVTITSEVLICALTGAIIWNLITWALGLPSSSSHALIGGLCGAALAAGHNNPDVLIWSKTALVWTENKGLLWKVVIPMISSPIAGFTLGILIMGLLMAIISGMNSAGGVMAQISRPRWINALFGKAQLLSAGYMGFAHGSNDAQKTMGIIALAIFAANNAGTLDQLPSWAEFLRPDGGEKDIDTWIVFSCALIMALGTSVGGWRIIKTLGHKMVKLHPINGFAAETSSATILLAAAHFGMPVSTTHSISTAIMGVGFAKNPYTLKLSVIERIVWAWVLTIPAAGGIAWGMVSLLPLLQ is encoded by the coding sequence ATGCTGACATTGCTTTTGCTGGTCATTCTGGCGGCACTGATATTCGAGTTCGTCAACGGTTTCCACGACACGGCCAACTCTATTGCCACGGTAGTCGCCACCAAAGTATTAACCCCCACCCAGGCGGTGATCCTGGCTGCCGTGACCAATCTGGTCGGCGCCTTATCCGGCACCGCGGTAGCCAAAACCATTTCCTCAGGACTGGTCGATACCGGCATGGTGACGATTACCTCCGAAGTGTTGATTTGCGCACTGACCGGGGCGATTATCTGGAATTTGATCACCTGGGCCTTGGGCTTGCCCTCTTCTTCCAGCCACGCCTTGATCGGCGGCTTATGCGGCGCGGCCCTGGCAGCGGGGCACAACAATCCCGATGTGTTGATTTGGTCGAAAACCGCATTGGTGTGGACCGAAAACAAAGGCCTGCTCTGGAAAGTGGTGATCCCGATGATAAGCTCGCCAATTGCCGGCTTTACCTTGGGCATTTTGATCATGGGTTTGTTGATGGCAATCATCAGCGGCATGAATTCCGCCGGCGGTGTCATGGCGCAAATCTCGCGGCCGAGATGGATCAATGCGCTGTTCGGAAAAGCACAATTGCTATCGGCCGGTTATATGGGCTTTGCCCACGGCAGTAACGATGCACAAAAAACCATGGGCATCATTGCACTGGCCATTTTTGCGGCCAATAACGCCGGCACGCTCGATCAGCTGCCGAGTTGGGCGGAATTCCTGCGTCCGGACGGCGGCGAAAAGGACATCGACACCTGGATCGTCTTCAGTTGCGCCTTGATCATGGCACTCGGCACGTCAGTAGGCGGCTGGCGCATTATCAAGACCCTTGGCCACAAAATGGTCAAACTGCACCCAATCAACGGCTTCGCGGCGGAAACCAGCTCCGCCACCATTCTATTGGCCGCCGCACATTTCGGCATGCCGGTTTCCACCACGCATAGTATCTCCACTGCGATCATGGGTGTCGGTTTTGCCAAAAATCCCTATACCCTGAAACTTTCCGTGATCGAACGGATTGTTTGGGCTTGGGTTCTGACGATTCCCGCCGCCGGCGGCATAGCCTGGGGCATGGTGAGTTTATTGCCGCTGTTGCAGTAA
- a CDS encoding DUF2799 domain-containing protein: protein MMKRLTGYLCVVFFTGCATLSQQDCKRGDWFGLGVQDGRSGDASERLSEHRKACSEYGVAVNDSQYFAGREQGIREYCRIDNAFEVGLQGHDYRHVCPSSIDGVFSRYHAAAYAVHRERAELDRIDNELSSKEISLGDNKLNDKDRARIRNDISQLRRNRDRARDDLYYHERQLNEFRHESQSYR from the coding sequence ATGATGAAGCGCTTAACGGGGTATTTATGTGTTGTGTTTTTTACCGGCTGTGCAACGCTTAGCCAACAAGACTGCAAGCGGGGTGATTGGTTTGGTTTAGGGGTTCAAGACGGTCGTTCTGGAGATGCGAGTGAGCGGCTGAGCGAACACCGAAAGGCATGCTCCGAATACGGTGTGGCGGTGAATGATTCGCAGTATTTTGCTGGCCGCGAACAGGGTATAAGAGAATACTGTCGTATCGATAACGCTTTTGAAGTGGGGTTGCAAGGCCATGATTACCGCCATGTTTGCCCGTCATCGATTGATGGTGTATTCAGCCGTTACCACGCAGCGGCTTACGCTGTACATAGAGAACGCGCCGAATTGGATAGGATAGATAACGAACTTTCCAGCAAAGAAATCAGCTTGGGGGATAACAAATTAAACGACAAAGACCGGGCCAGAATTCGTAACGATATAAGTCAACTGCGGCGTAACCGAGACCGGGCTCGGGATGATCTTTACTACCACGAACGGCAACTCAACGAGTTTCGCCATGAGTCTCAGTCTTATCGATGA
- a CDS encoding N-6 DNA methylase codes for MAKALKTKQPKAIASTQSLSSFVKAICDVMRRSNCASALQYVPELTWILFLRILDAQEQKALEQAEALGNDYSPALRAPYRWQDWAAPYSEKPDAPKTPEGYRFGWKRQALFEAGEGSLFDFINNQLLPHLHRLDVDPRTQLPNAGASPKQRVIGRIMTAVEKVRVDSETNLCDIFDKVHEIHIDHIDDTHFFTLSQVYEDLLLKMGEKNSDGGQFFTPREVIRAMVNVLDPQPGETVYDPCCGTGGFLAVTYEHIAYQLGQSPASTVLETLKHDTFFGREKENLVFPIALANLILHGIDQPNLWHGNTLTGKQTYDGLFEQAPTTFDVILTNPPFGGKEGSDAQKNYDFETGSTQVLFVQHILDELKAPLDGKPGGRCGIVLDEGLLFRTNESAFVETKRKLVDECDLWCIVSLPGGVFSTAGAGVKTNLLFFRKGSKTERIWYYDLSQVKVGKKSPMTLAHFGFDRHGGLLSDAELPSTLTADWLAVEEHQDKLFPSFARLLAKHGTPEADSDFSWTVDFAARRAKARADLQPFIDEANRLTEELLPLREALKALKRDKAGKDKIAAAEDAIKTKEKAIREAQAKASDIDAAVFDLKAVNPHAKAVIDTRTVQQIIDNINHQGEIVARAMANLAAMI; via the coding sequence ATGGCAAAAGCTCTTAAAACCAAACAACCCAAAGCCATCGCCTCCACGCAATCGCTGTCGTCTTTCGTCAAAGCCATTTGCGATGTGATGCGCCGTTCCAATTGCGCCAGCGCTTTGCAGTACGTGCCGGAACTGACCTGGATTCTGTTTTTGCGCATTCTCGATGCCCAGGAGCAAAAAGCCCTGGAACAAGCGGAAGCCTTGGGCAACGACTATTCGCCGGCTTTGCGGGCGCCGTATCGCTGGCAGGATTGGGCGGCGCCGTATTCCGAGAAGCCGGACGCGCCGAAAACGCCGGAAGGTTATCGGTTTGGTTGGAAGCGGCAAGCCTTGTTCGAAGCCGGTGAAGGCAGTCTGTTCGATTTCATCAATAACCAATTGCTGCCGCATCTGCATCGGCTGGATGTCGATCCGCGTACTCAACTGCCTAACGCCGGCGCCAGCCCGAAGCAGCGCGTGATTGGCCGTATCATGACGGCGGTGGAAAAGGTGCGCGTGGATAGCGAAACCAATTTGTGCGACATTTTCGACAAGGTGCATGAAATCCATATCGATCATATCGACGACACCCATTTCTTTACCCTGTCGCAGGTCTACGAAGACTTGCTGCTGAAAATGGGCGAAAAGAACTCGGACGGCGGCCAGTTCTTCACGCCGCGCGAAGTGATTCGGGCGATGGTGAATGTGCTCGATCCGCAGCCGGGCGAAACGGTGTATGACCCGTGTTGCGGCACCGGCGGCTTTTTGGCGGTGACTTACGAGCATATCGCCTATCAACTAGGGCAATCGCCGGCCTCGACGGTGTTGGAAACGCTGAAGCACGATACGTTTTTCGGCCGGGAAAAGGAAAATCTGGTATTCCCCATCGCCTTAGCCAATCTGATTCTGCACGGCATCGACCAGCCCAATCTCTGGCACGGCAACACGCTGACCGGCAAGCAAACCTACGACGGTTTATTCGAGCAAGCGCCGACAACCTTTGATGTGATCCTGACCAATCCGCCGTTTGGCGGCAAGGAAGGCTCGGACGCGCAGAAAAACTACGATTTTGAAACCGGCTCCACGCAAGTGTTGTTTGTGCAGCATATTCTGGACGAATTGAAAGCGCCGCTGGACGGTAAGCCGGGCGGGCGCTGCGGTATCGTGCTGGACGAGGGTTTGCTGTTTCGCACCAACGAAAGCGCCTTCGTGGAAACCAAACGTAAATTGGTGGATGAATGCGATTTGTGGTGCATCGTTAGTTTGCCGGGTGGGGTGTTTTCCACCGCCGGCGCGGGTGTTAAAACCAACCTGCTGTTTTTCCGCAAAGGCAGCAAAACCGAGCGCATTTGGTATTACGATTTGTCGCAAGTCAAAGTCGGTAAAAAGTCGCCGATGACGTTGGCGCATTTCGGTTTTGATCGACACGGCGGCCTATTGAGCGATGCCGAATTGCCGTCCACACTGACCGCTGACTGGCTGGCGGTGGAAGAACATCAAGATAAGCTCTTCCCGTCGTTTGCCCGTTTGCTGGCGAAACACGGCACGCCGGAAGCCGACAGCGATTTTTCCTGGACGGTCGATTTCGCCGCCCGCCGCGCCAAAGCCCGCGCAGACCTACAGCCCTTTATCGACGAAGCCAACCGGCTAACCGAAGAACTGTTGCCGTTACGGGAAGCGTTGAAGGCATTGAAACGCGACAAAGCCGGCAAGGACAAAATCGCCGCCGCAGAAGATGCGATTAAAACCAAGGAAAAAGCCATCCGCGAAGCCCAGGCCAAAGCCAGCGACATCGACGCCGCCGTTTTCGACCTGAAAGCTGTGAATCCGCACGCCAAAGCCGTTATTGATACCCGTACCGTGCAACAGATTATCGACAACATCAATCATCAAGGCGAGATAGTCGCGCGGGCTATGGCGAATTTAGCAGCCATGATCTAA
- a CDS encoding DUF3800 domain-containing protein translates to MHLCYFDENKHSPDNPYFFIGGLLIPDSKALEFEKTLAQIAFNFFGSSSLTVHNEFHGKELFHGKGIAKGRKMEDRVQVFRDVANFVTCNQIPVRLVCINVDRHRSKYAYPMPAYRLGLMLILERYCEYLDKVDDLGLVFGDYEADEVTSAVVDFSEYKSQGKTPMYSGRPLGRLLDTVYFTHSHHSRFLQVADLLVYMAGRYENMQSAPDKWHEKEVAAAWEKIKASGNVYIQRWP, encoded by the coding sequence ATGCACCTTTGTTATTTCGACGAAAACAAGCACTCGCCCGACAATCCCTATTTTTTTATTGGCGGGCTGTTGATACCTGATAGCAAAGCACTGGAATTTGAAAAAACGTTAGCGCAAATTGCCTTTAATTTTTTCGGCTCCAGTTCATTGACAGTACATAACGAATTTCACGGCAAAGAGTTGTTTCATGGCAAGGGAATCGCCAAGGGGCGCAAGATGGAAGATCGGGTTCAGGTGTTTCGGGATGTCGCTAATTTTGTTACCTGCAATCAGATCCCGGTGCGCTTGGTGTGCATCAATGTAGATCGACACCGCAGTAAATATGCTTACCCCATGCCGGCTTACCGTTTGGGATTAATGCTTATTCTGGAGCGATATTGTGAGTATCTGGATAAGGTAGATGATTTAGGGCTGGTCTTTGGCGATTATGAAGCCGATGAAGTGACTAGCGCAGTCGTTGACTTTTCGGAATACAAATCACAAGGCAAAACCCCTATGTATTCCGGCAGGCCGCTGGGCCGTTTGTTGGATACCGTTTACTTCACTCATTCCCATCACAGCCGTTTTCTGCAAGTTGCTGATTTGCTGGTTTATATGGCCGGACGTTACGAGAATATGCAGAGCGCGCCGGATAAATGGCACGAAAAAGAAGTGGCGGCGGCGTGGGAAAAAATTAAGGCCAGCGGGAATGTGTATATTCAACGCTGGCCTTAG
- a CDS encoding DEAD/DEAH box helicase family protein: MSYNEAETRYWLIDPVLRDKGYDDAGKLKLETPAPVEAIGHKGRRRPGGGRTDYLLCVQTPDATKPLPVGVLEAKKEEADPLQGMQQAKAYAECSRFHVQYVYATNGHRYGEFDKTTGLQTGPHAFKEHFPTHTALTQRYLNDTGIDLHKPEAALLFTADSKAYPKSRYYQDAAIRAVFEKILHCERALKPCRVLLALATGAGKTVIAANLLWRLQQAQRLTKPALFLCDRDELRTQGYNKLKAAFGDSASIVETASGQNAAKNARVHIATYQTLGLDDEESGASSFLTDHYPPDAFSVIIIDECHRSAWGRWSEVLLRNPNAVQIGLTATPRQLRESKQQTADDAAITANNLKYFGEPVYEYTLIQAQEDGYLAVCEIVKRQASIDNISYTKQQILDLKPTDLRTGKPICETDLKKDLYTAKDFDDEIFIELRTPTMCADLFEQLCRHGGPEQKVIIFCTRDIHADRVVQQMNNLYSRWCKQHGKTPKDLYAFKCTNKGGRDLIQPMRGSGERAFIACTVDLLATGVDIERLNAVVFFRYLESSILFYQMVGRGTRIDEDTQKYKFWLYDYTGVTDLFGTDFITANSSGKKKKSGGDDEDDEDGGGDDGDGGQGHQPSVAEIKGQYVSVTPQGRYILTRRDGRDVQIPSDEYRREILLRVVSEARDLNQFRQLWIEAKKRRQLIDHLLGDHYSPEVLRELEDMQDFDYYDIFAHHGYRAQALKQPQRGQAYIDSNQAWFDAMPSDSAMVLRGFGQQFALGGTEALETPTLWDVPEIQQAGGLEALKKLGKPVEVILLAKGRLFGV, encoded by the coding sequence ATGAGCTACAACGAAGCTGAAACCCGTTATTGGTTAATCGATCCCGTTCTGCGCGATAAAGGCTACGACGACGCCGGCAAGCTAAAATTGGAAACACCCGCACCGGTGGAAGCGATCGGCCACAAAGGCCGCAGACGCCCCGGCGGCGGTCGCACTGATTATCTACTTTGCGTACAAACGCCCGATGCCACCAAACCGCTCCCCGTCGGTGTGCTGGAAGCGAAAAAGGAAGAGGCCGACCCGCTGCAAGGCATGCAGCAAGCCAAGGCCTACGCGGAATGCAGTCGCTTTCATGTGCAATACGTATATGCCACCAACGGCCATCGTTATGGTGAGTTTGATAAAACTACCGGCTTGCAAACCGGGCCGCATGCGTTCAAAGAACACTTTCCAACGCACACCGCGCTAACCCAGCGCTACCTCAACGACACCGGCATCGACCTGCATAAACCGGAAGCGGCGCTGTTGTTCACCGCCGACAGCAAAGCCTATCCCAAGAGCCGCTATTACCAGGATGCCGCGATTCGCGCCGTGTTCGAGAAGATCCTGCATTGCGAACGGGCACTAAAGCCGTGTCGTGTTTTGCTGGCACTGGCCACCGGCGCGGGTAAAACGGTGATTGCCGCCAACTTGCTGTGGCGCCTGCAACAAGCCCAACGCCTGACCAAGCCGGCATTATTTTTGTGCGACCGCGACGAACTGCGCACCCAAGGCTATAACAAACTGAAAGCAGCCTTTGGCGATAGCGCCAGTATCGTCGAAACCGCCAGCGGACAAAACGCCGCCAAAAACGCCCGCGTGCATATCGCCACCTATCAAACCTTGGGTTTGGATGACGAAGAATCCGGCGCCAGCAGTTTTTTAACCGATCACTATCCGCCCGACGCCTTCAGCGTCATCATCATTGACGAATGCCATCGCTCCGCCTGGGGCCGTTGGTCGGAAGTCTTGCTGCGTAATCCTAACGCGGTGCAAATCGGCTTGACCGCCACGCCGCGCCAGTTGCGCGAATCCAAACAGCAAACCGCCGACGATGCCGCTATCACCGCCAACAATCTCAAATACTTCGGCGAACCGGTCTACGAATACACCTTGATTCAAGCGCAAGAAGACGGCTACCTCGCCGTCTGCGAAATCGTCAAACGCCAGGCCAGTATCGACAACATCAGCTATACCAAGCAACAAATACTCGACCTCAAACCCACCGACCTTCGCACCGGCAAACCCATTTGCGAGACGGATTTAAAAAAAGACCTCTACACCGCCAAAGACTTCGACGACGAAATCTTTATCGAACTGCGCACCCCAACCATGTGCGCAGACTTGTTCGAGCAACTCTGCCGCCACGGCGGCCCCGAGCAAAAAGTGATCATTTTCTGCACCCGCGACATTCATGCTGATCGCGTCGTGCAACAGATGAACAACCTGTACAGCCGATGGTGCAAACAGCACGGCAAAACCCCGAAAGACCTGTACGCCTTTAAATGCACCAACAAAGGCGGCCGCGACCTGATCCAGCCCATGCGCGGCTCCGGCGAACGCGCTTTCATCGCCTGCACGGTCGATCTGCTGGCAACCGGCGTCGACATCGAACGCCTCAATGCCGTGGTGTTCTTCCGCTACCTGGAATCCAGCATCTTGTTTTACCAAATGGTCGGACGCGGCACCCGCATCGACGAAGACACCCAAAAATACAAATTTTGGCTTTACGACTACACCGGCGTCACCGACTTATTCGGCACCGATTTCATCACCGCGAACAGCTCGGGCAAAAAGAAAAAATCGGGCGGCGATGATGAAGACGACGAGGACGGCGGCGGTGATGATGGCGATGGAGGACAAGGCCATCAACCCTCGGTAGCGGAGATCAAAGGCCAATACGTTAGCGTCACCCCGCAAGGCCGTTACATTCTGACCCGCCGCGATGGCCGCGACGTGCAAATCCCCAGCGACGAATACCGTCGGGAAATCCTGCTGCGCGTGGTCAGCGAAGCACGCGATCTCAACCAGTTTCGCCAATTGTGGATAGAAGCCAAAAAACGCCGGCAATTGATAGACCATCTGCTGGGGGACCATTACTCGCCGGAAGTACTGCGCGAACTGGAAGACATGCAGGATTTTGATTATTACGACATCTTCGCCCACCACGGCTACCGCGCCCAAGCCTTGAAGCAACCGCAACGCGGCCAGGCGTATATCGACAGCAATCAAGCCTGGTTCGACGCCATGCCAAGCGACAGCGCCATGGTGTTGCGCGGCTTCGGTCAGCAATTTGCGCTGGGCGGCACCGAAGCTTTGGAAACGCCGACGCTGTGGGACGTGCCCGAAATCCAGCAGGCGGGTGGTTTGGAGGCGTTGAAGAAACTGGGTAAACCGGTGGAGGTGATTTTGTTGGCTAAAGGAAGGTTGTTTGGGGTATGA
- a CDS encoding site-specific integrase produces MFTDKSIKGLKAKPSAYRLYEKGPDKGFGVKVTPAGSVTFFIQYAGPDGKQKFASLGRYPSISLSEARDKCRELRREIDRGIDPQSRIELRLGSVADLFDYYIKHMVDSGKRTFEKVEADLHYNCKDILDLQAKDVTPAHIRKILHTIISRGSNVQANRIRSYLRRAFELGVYHDNDPKNLSNDFTFQIQTNPVDAIPKDTSAEVAGERALSFSEIKVLWNETCLLEQFHLATKLLLLYGCRSWELCGAMKHEFDFDTMIWSAPPERVKNERWLILPITPLAKKLLDKLWPYSGNSDYLFPSRYNEEKPIHKTSLAHAITRISSIDTFTPRDLRRTVKTRMGEIGIEKSIRDRIQNHALNDVSSKHYDRYDYLQEKRSALLKWENHLIELNGDKNT; encoded by the coding sequence ATGTTTACTGACAAATCGATCAAAGGACTTAAGGCAAAACCGTCGGCATATAGACTTTATGAAAAAGGGCCCGATAAAGGCTTTGGCGTCAAAGTGACGCCAGCTGGAAGCGTAACCTTTTTTATTCAGTATGCAGGTCCAGATGGTAAACAAAAATTCGCAAGCCTAGGACGGTATCCATCGATTAGCCTATCTGAGGCAAGGGATAAGTGTCGTGAACTGAGACGGGAGATCGATCGAGGGATTGACCCACAATCCCGCATTGAGCTGAGACTTGGTAGCGTAGCCGATTTGTTTGATTACTACATCAAGCACATGGTTGATTCAGGAAAGCGAACTTTTGAAAAAGTCGAGGCCGATCTTCATTACAACTGTAAAGACATTTTGGACTTACAAGCCAAAGACGTAACGCCAGCCCATATAAGAAAAATACTTCACACCATTATTTCGCGAGGCTCGAATGTTCAAGCTAATCGGATTCGATCATACTTAAGAAGAGCATTTGAATTAGGGGTTTATCATGATAACGACCCCAAAAACCTATCAAATGATTTTACCTTTCAAATACAAACCAACCCTGTCGATGCAATTCCAAAAGATACCAGTGCGGAAGTTGCTGGAGAAAGAGCATTATCATTTTCCGAAATAAAAGTACTTTGGAACGAAACATGCCTTCTTGAGCAATTCCATCTGGCTACAAAACTATTACTGCTATATGGCTGTCGATCTTGGGAGCTCTGCGGCGCAATGAAACATGAGTTTGATTTTGACACTATGATTTGGAGCGCCCCGCCAGAGCGAGTGAAAAACGAACGCTGGCTGATATTACCTATTACTCCGTTAGCTAAAAAATTACTTGATAAATTATGGCCGTATTCTGGAAACTCTGATTATCTTTTTCCAAGTCGATATAACGAAGAAAAACCGATACACAAAACGTCTTTGGCTCACGCAATCACGCGAATAAGCAGCATCGATACTTTTACCCCGAGAGATTTAAGAAGAACAGTAAAGACTCGTATGGGAGAAATTGGCATTGAAAAAAGCATCAGAGATAGGATACAAAATCATGCTCTAAATGATGTAAGCTCAAAACATTATGATAGATATGATTATTTACAGGAAAAACGAAGCGCCTTACTAAAATGGGAAAACCACTTAATCGAGTTGAATGGAGATAAAAACACGTAG
- a CDS encoding Fic family protein, with translation MPKIVPSEELERIEKLIAQYPEGIGAKDIAQWLDFEIKGRTLQRRLATLVAERRIVSEGDGRALKYKVVKPGTGIATVDGVDDSNRHGVDEVYIPISPEGEEIKFFIRQPRTQRPPVSYQPDFLGQYYPNHTYYLSAGLREQLHTLGRSPSEQTPAGTFARDILNRLLIDLSWASSRLEGNTYSRLDTERLIEFGQAADGKDVMETQMILNHKSAIEYLVRDTEHAGVTTETIVALHAFLSDGLLADPMSCGRLRNRAVDIGGSVYLPIAMPQRIEELFGIVMTMAAEINDPFEQSFFLMVNLPYLQPFEDVNKRVSRLAANIPLIQHNLCPLSFIDVPQQAYVDAVLGVYELNRIELLRDVYIWAYERSCQQYVAVKQQLVPPDIVRLRYRNELAEVIRAIVRDGLETDDASILAGTPNSVSQDDKQKFIILVQNELKTLHAGNAIRFGLRPLEFSVWQEKGTKFCD, from the coding sequence ATGCCAAAAATAGTCCCATCAGAAGAGCTGGAACGAATCGAAAAGCTGATTGCTCAATATCCCGAAGGTATTGGCGCGAAAGACATTGCGCAATGGCTAGATTTCGAAATTAAGGGCCGCACTTTACAACGTCGATTGGCCACATTGGTGGCAGAGCGTCGCATTGTTAGCGAAGGCGATGGACGAGCACTGAAGTATAAAGTAGTAAAGCCTGGTACGGGTATCGCCACAGTTGATGGTGTGGATGACTCAAACCGGCATGGCGTTGACGAAGTTTACATTCCCATTTCGCCTGAAGGCGAAGAGATCAAGTTCTTTATTCGTCAACCACGAACTCAAAGGCCTCCCGTCAGCTACCAACCGGATTTCCTGGGGCAGTACTATCCAAACCACACCTATTACTTATCAGCTGGTTTACGCGAACAATTACATACCCTGGGCAGGTCGCCGTCTGAGCAAACCCCGGCAGGAACCTTTGCCCGTGACATTCTGAATCGCCTGCTCATCGACCTTTCTTGGGCTTCTTCCCGATTGGAAGGCAATACCTACAGTCGACTGGATACCGAACGCTTGATTGAATTCGGTCAGGCCGCTGACGGGAAGGATGTCATGGAAACCCAGATGATCCTCAATCACAAATCGGCCATTGAATATTTGGTACGCGATACCGAGCATGCCGGCGTCACAACTGAAACCATCGTTGCCTTACATGCTTTTTTATCGGATGGTTTGTTGGCAGATCCGATGAGTTGTGGCCGCCTGCGCAATCGGGCGGTCGATATCGGCGGCAGTGTCTATTTGCCGATTGCGATGCCGCAACGGATTGAGGAGTTGTTTGGGATTGTCATGACCATGGCGGCGGAAATCAACGATCCGTTTGAACAATCGTTTTTCCTGATGGTGAATTTGCCTTACTTGCAACCCTTCGAAGACGTCAACAAACGGGTTTCGCGGTTGGCGGCCAACATCCCGCTGATTCAACACAATCTCTGTCCACTGTCCTTTATCGATGTGCCTCAACAGGCTTACGTGGACGCGGTCCTCGGTGTCTATGAGCTTAATCGAATTGAATTGTTGAGAGATGTCTATATCTGGGCGTACGAGCGTTCATGCCAGCAATACGTGGCCGTAAAGCAGCAGCTCGTGCCGCCGGACATCGTTCGATTACGTTATCGAAACGAACTGGCTGAAGTGATACGAGCCATTGTCCGGGATGGACTGGAGACAGATGACGCATCGATCTTGGCTGGCACTCCGAATTCCGTGTCTCAGGACGACAAGCAGAAATTTATTATTTTGGTACAAAACGAACTCAAAACGTTACATGCGGGAAATGCTATCCGTTTCGGCTTGCGTCCTCTAGAGTTTTCGGTATGGCAGGAAAAAGGAACAAAATTCTGTGATTGA
- a CDS encoding transglycosylase SLT domain-containing protein — protein sequence MCNIPSKNLKLQFPFQNVVKHIRIGMFVGFCIISQPMESMADGAVQINSSNQQSPGSKTTLRNTLWGQVARRHSIDPYILYAVALTESRKNDGQNRVIPSPWAINNAGNAFIPGSQQEAEALLYQLMDQGKRNIDIGIMQVNLRWHGHRVAKPEQLLIPTTNLEIGASVLSEAIQSAPGNLAHGIGRYYSWKNELAAIQYGQKVIALADQIRGIL from the coding sequence ATGTGCAATATTCCTTCAAAAAACCTTAAGCTTCAGTTTCCATTTCAAAACGTTGTTAAACATATACGGATTGGCATGTTTGTCGGCTTTTGCATCATCAGCCAACCCATGGAATCAATGGCTGATGGAGCCGTTCAAATAAACAGCAGCAACCAACAGTCTCCTGGTTCAAAAACCACATTACGGAACACGCTGTGGGGCCAAGTTGCTCGGAGACATAGCATTGACCCCTACATTCTCTATGCCGTTGCGCTCACGGAGTCACGAAAAAACGATGGACAGAATCGTGTCATACCTTCGCCCTGGGCCATCAATAACGCTGGCAACGCCTTTATTCCTGGCAGCCAGCAGGAAGCCGAAGCGTTGCTTTATCAATTGATGGATCAAGGTAAACGCAATATCGATATTGGCATTATGCAAGTGAATCTACGATGGCATGGTCACCGTGTTGCGAAACCTGAGCAACTTTTGATACCGACCACTAATCTCGAAATTGGCGCAAGCGTACTCTCCGAGGCCATCCAATCGGCGCCTGGCAATCTCGCGCATGGCATCGGCCGATATTACAGTTGGAAAAACGAGCTAGCCGCCATCCAGTATGGGCAGAAAGTGATTGCTTTGGCCGATCAGATCCGAGGAATTCTTTAG